The proteins below are encoded in one region of Spirochaetota bacterium:
- a CDS encoding patatin-like phospholipase family protein gives MPANSGKKTGYKKTDKSRNAKQSSFDAVVFAGGGTRCLWQVGFLEIAAPELNIKPTVVAGVSAGAAMACMVYAGKATECLEYFKEITGNNEKNFYPRNLFTGKPSFPHYDMYRDTVLRFMDEQALKKLKNDHDIKILLARPPKWLGPRSATFVGFMTYSIEKKIVFPVHSSWSMKLGFIPEVVSVSECKTPDDLADLILQSSCTPPFVPIMFRNGGTVLDGGLVDNVPIMALRDFQGEALLMLTRQYAPEKIINIPGRTYVQPSEPIPITKWDYTSPEGLQTTYDLGRRDGEVFIKEWRR, from the coding sequence ATGCCAGCGAATTCAGGAAAAAAAACCGGGTATAAAAAGACTGATAAATCAAGGAATGCAAAACAATCGTCCTTCGACGCGGTTGTTTTCGCCGGGGGAGGGACCCGATGCCTCTGGCAGGTGGGTTTCCTCGAGATTGCGGCGCCTGAGCTCAATATAAAGCCAACGGTAGTGGCCGGTGTCAGCGCCGGAGCGGCAATGGCCTGCATGGTCTATGCGGGAAAGGCCACGGAATGCCTGGAATATTTTAAGGAAATAACCGGGAACAATGAAAAGAATTTTTATCCGCGCAATCTCTTCACCGGCAAACCTTCATTCCCCCATTATGATATGTACAGGGATACGGTCCTGAGGTTCATGGATGAGCAGGCCCTGAAAAAATTGAAGAATGACCATGATATAAAAATCCTCCTGGCAAGGCCCCCGAAGTGGCTCGGGCCGAGGTCCGCGACCTTTGTCGGATTTATGACATATTCAATAGAAAAGAAGATCGTTTTTCCGGTGCATTCATCGTGGTCCATGAAGCTCGGATTCATTCCGGAGGTTGTATCGGTAAGCGAATGTAAAACGCCCGATGACCTGGCGGACCTTATTCTCCAGTCTTCCTGCACACCTCCCTTCGTGCCGATCATGTTCAGAAACGGCGGGACGGTCCTTGACGGCGGCCTTGTGGACAATGTGCCGATCATGGCCCTCCGGGATTTCCAGGGAGAAGCGCTGCTCATGCTCACAAGGCAGTACGCCCCGGAAAAAATAATCAATATCCCGGGCCGCACCTATGTCCAGCCTTCGGAGCCGATACCCATTACGAAATGGGACTATACCTCTCCGGAGGGACTGCAGACGACCTATGACCTGGGCAGGCGCGACGGGGAGGTGTTCATTAAAGAATGGCGCCGGTAA
- a CDS encoding TetR/AcrR family transcriptional regulator, producing the protein MPRTAATPEKIEQIRNDMINEAISLINEAGFANFSMRKLGSRLDVTAKTIYNYFTDKDELYLHILTRGFEMLRRSMEEAAAPFSDPSRRLQAMAHAYVRFGIGNPYYYNVLFNLDLPRFIDYRGTKHEKLADFENRTALAIAAMTKQTIDTITKRRSRGESREALYYLMKLWSILHGIVSLNNSRVTMEVGDFEKVIARMVDDAVKSLFSRQSEKKR; encoded by the coding sequence ATGCCCAGGACAGCGGCGACGCCGGAAAAAATCGAACAGATACGAAACGATATGATCAATGAAGCCATATCCCTTATCAACGAGGCCGGCTTCGCCAATTTCAGCATGCGCAAGCTGGGGAGCAGGCTCGACGTGACGGCCAAAACCATTTACAATTATTTCACCGACAAGGACGAGCTCTATCTCCATATCCTCACCAGGGGCTTCGAGATGCTGCGGCGGTCCATGGAAGAGGCCGCGGCGCCGTTCAGTGACCCTTCCCGGCGGCTGCAGGCCATGGCCCATGCCTATGTGCGGTTCGGCATCGGGAATCCCTATTATTACAACGTCCTCTTCAACCTCGACCTTCCCCGGTTCATCGACTACAGGGGCACAAAGCATGAAAAGCTGGCCGATTTCGAGAACCGAACGGCCCTCGCAATAGCCGCGATGACAAAACAGACCATCGATACGATCACGAAGAGGCGATCCCGCGGAGAATCCCGGGAAGCGCTGTACTACCTGATGAAGCTCTGGAGCATTCTCCATGGCATCGTTTCCCTCAATAACAGCAGGGTCACCATGGAGGTGGGAGATTTCGAAAAGGTCATAGCCAGGATGGTCGATGACGCGGTGAAGAGCCTCTTCTCAAGGCAATCTGAAAAAAAGCGCTAG
- a CDS encoding cytochrome C oxidase subunit II, whose amino-acid sequence MGFTQFPKSPNKFHPTIPNAVGSHESYAQEGRDKIAEQRLIVNETTDRVINQVLTRLPEDVLVKMDVMGGLKEKLYNYINQTYVNMFNRYTVTMEDEFMKKVRDFVDKEELRGLARYTPREVIELMDKIAGPDKFHTGEIEKSMINMYGHLQGHIQRGVNDLETETNSILRQKTDIGAFVRGQNAYAILKCVFKDNEYRPKYVYDVKLSINVLESELISPMYHYQVTVENLLKDAIQKHVQDLIDRQVQAFNDELVDQGKRELTGSEKMFEKIKRIENFTDDEKDDEKSKRYTILAKKFLDKIEGLRAEIDVEDFDPLNIRENIKFIIDEENVRNRGYNTAINNITSILDTSKLGYQVCNNMKNARVCHIREYEDTDTSILPDERYAMRLAYYDQNQLKVEKKEYDKQMDSFSTEIKMLWDVCHGYYESKKRFRSLKDFDDLSARIMSKEWKRAKKEREEDPENILWNEIGEMYPEDSFVEKNNRTYENRIVNLKNKLNYLTDMLSKMHGFQNPVERVILDERINFLTKRFNEFTYRVNPHHIQPGLILDIDIATIKRKQYMLKGMANVLNEFLYGVSKGFTDAAFAQYTRRRSTQREDIDQSFATADSSESVIEEAYKAAQPGEISGTVSLSPKSKTASPAKKSGLKEL is encoded by the coding sequence ATGGGTTTTACACAATTTCCCAAAAGTCCAAACAAGTTTCACCCGACCATCCCCAATGCCGTTGGTTCCCACGAATCATACGCGCAGGAAGGCCGTGATAAAATTGCAGAACAAAGACTGATTGTAAACGAGACCACGGATCGGGTCATCAATCAGGTCCTGACGAGACTGCCCGAGGATGTATTGGTGAAAATGGATGTCATGGGCGGTTTAAAGGAAAAATTATATAACTACATAAACCAGACCTACGTCAACATGTTCAACCGCTACACGGTAACCATGGAAGACGAGTTCATGAAAAAGGTCCGGGACTTCGTCGACAAGGAAGAGCTCCGCGGCCTTGCCCGGTATACGCCGAGGGAAGTGATCGAGCTCATGGACAAGATCGCCGGACCGGACAAGTTCCACACCGGTGAAATTGAAAAGTCCATGATTAACATGTATGGCCACCTTCAGGGTCATATTCAGCGGGGCGTCAACGACCTTGAGACCGAGACCAACTCTATACTCCGCCAGAAAACCGACATCGGCGCCTTCGTCCGCGGCCAGAACGCATACGCAATATTGAAATGCGTCTTCAAAGACAATGAATATCGGCCCAAGTATGTATATGATGTAAAGCTTTCGATCAACGTACTTGAAAGCGAGCTCATCAGCCCGATGTATCACTATCAGGTGACAGTTGAAAACCTCCTTAAAGACGCCATCCAGAAGCACGTTCAGGACCTGATTGACCGCCAGGTGCAGGCCTTCAACGACGAGCTGGTCGACCAGGGCAAGCGCGAGCTTACCGGAAGCGAAAAAATGTTTGAAAAGATCAAGCGGATCGAGAACTTCACCGATGACGAAAAAGACGACGAGAAATCGAAACGCTACACCATCCTCGCCAAGAAGTTCCTCGACAAGATCGAGGGTCTCAGGGCCGAGATCGATGTGGAAGACTTCGATCCCCTCAACATCAGGGAAAACATCAAGTTCATCATCGACGAGGAGAACGTCCGGAACCGGGGCTACAACACGGCCATCAACAATATCACCTCGATCCTCGACACCAGCAAGCTCGGCTACCAGGTGTGCAACAACATGAAGAACGCCCGTGTATGCCATATCCGTGAATATGAGGATACCGATACGTCGATCCTTCCGGATGAGCGGTACGCGATGCGGCTTGCATACTATGATCAGAATCAGCTCAAGGTCGAGAAGAAAGAATACGACAAGCAGATGGATTCCTTCTCCACGGAGATCAAGATGCTGTGGGACGTTTGCCACGGCTATTACGAGTCCAAGAAGCGGTTCCGTTCCCTGAAAGACTTCGATGACCTGTCAGCCAGGATCATGTCCAAAGAGTGGAAACGGGCCAAGAAAGAGCGCGAAGAGGACCCGGAAAATATACTCTGGAACGAAATCGGCGAGATGTATCCGGAAGACTCCTTCGTTGAGAAGAACAACCGGACCTATGAGAACAGGATCGTCAACCTGAAGAACAAGCTGAACTATCTCACAGACATGCTCTCGAAGATGCATGGGTTCCAGAACCCGGTAGAGCGCGTTATCCTGGACGAGCGGATCAATTTCCTGACCAAGCGGTTCAACGAGTTCACCTACCGCGTGAATCCGCACCACATTCAGCCGGGCCTGATCCTCGACATCGACATCGCGACGATCAAGAGAAAGCAGTACATGCTGAAAGGTATGGCGAACGTGCTGAATGAATTCCTGTACGGCGTATCGAAGGGATTCACCGATGCCGCCTTCGCACAGTACACGCGGCGCCGGTCCACACAGCGCGAAGATATCGATCAGTCCTTCGCAACTGCTGATAGCAGCGAGAGCGTTATTGAAGAGGCATATAAAGCTGCTCAGCCCGGTGAAATCAGCGGCACGGTAAGCCTGTCGCCGAAATCGAAAACCGCATCTCCTGCGAAAAAATCGGGGCTGAAAGAACTGTAA
- a CDS encoding glycerol-3-phosphate dehydrogenase/oxidase, whose protein sequence is MNTITLNRFTEHHKDEAFDCLIMGGGITGATLAYEAASRGYSVALVEKDDFGGATSAATGKLIHGGLRYLQQLEVGLVRESLKERRILSNIAPNLVYPFPIILPNAGLVVKAGLFVYDLLSFDRNRVWDRSKRMPGFRSMSRDEAIANMPESGEKEIKSAVLYYDCLCLSPERLTLAFIKSAASHGAKIANYAEIKELMIENDTVVGAVVLDRITGKTMKLKASVTVNATGPWTQQLLNGNSKTKTPLPKMRSEGIYLVTRKLTDTMVLYVGDHGHFSFAPWRNHSLIGPTETPYYGSVDDWKVSGESVEKFLDVINSAAALKKPLTKNDVLFSYGGLRPLAETETDDTYNASRRSEMHDHEKDGIHGLISAAGGKYTTSREFARQIFALAAKKAKKSAKPSLSHREYLYGCDIPSIEEFISGEKQARGEFGENTIDFLIRHYGRDYEAVLDIARSAGDLARSVNEDGEIMAQAAFAIRNEMAKTLKDIFFRRTGMGCLGDPGGAVIEAVSGIAAAELGWSEEKRTAEVESLKRAFIVP, encoded by the coding sequence ATGAACACTATTACATTGAACAGATTCACGGAACATCATAAAGATGAGGCCTTTGACTGCCTCATCATGGGAGGCGGCATCACCGGGGCGACCCTGGCCTACGAAGCGGCAAGCCGGGGGTACTCGGTGGCCCTCGTGGAAAAAGACGATTTCGGAGGGGCCACCTCGGCCGCCACGGGCAAGCTCATCCATGGCGGGCTCCGCTACCTGCAGCAGCTTGAGGTGGGACTTGTTCGGGAGTCCCTGAAGGAACGGCGCATCCTTTCCAACATTGCCCCCAACCTGGTGTACCCTTTTCCCATCATATTGCCAAACGCCGGCCTGGTCGTAAAGGCGGGGCTTTTCGTCTACGACCTTCTCTCGTTCGACCGGAACCGGGTATGGGACCGGAGCAAGCGCATGCCGGGATTCCGGTCCATGTCGCGGGACGAGGCGATCGCTAACATGCCTGAAAGCGGCGAAAAGGAGATTAAAAGCGCGGTGCTGTATTATGATTGCCTCTGCCTGAGCCCGGAGAGGCTGACCCTCGCCTTCATCAAGTCCGCGGCGTCCCATGGGGCGAAAATCGCCAACTACGCAGAAATAAAGGAGCTGATGATCGAGAATGATACCGTCGTCGGGGCCGTGGTTCTGGATAGGATCACGGGCAAAACCATGAAGCTGAAGGCCTCTGTCACGGTGAACGCCACCGGTCCCTGGACCCAGCAGCTCCTGAACGGGAACAGTAAAACAAAAACGCCATTGCCCAAAATGCGCTCCGAAGGCATCTACCTGGTGACGCGGAAGCTGACGGACACCATGGTCCTCTACGTGGGAGATCACGGGCACTTCAGCTTCGCTCCCTGGCGAAACCACAGCCTGATCGGTCCCACGGAAACGCCCTATTACGGGAGCGTTGACGACTGGAAGGTGAGCGGGGAAAGCGTGGAGAAATTCCTTGACGTGATAAACAGTGCGGCCGCCCTGAAGAAGCCGCTCACGAAGAACGATGTGCTCTTTTCCTACGGGGGGCTCCGTCCCCTGGCAGAGACAGAGACAGACGACACCTATAACGCGTCGCGGCGCTCCGAGATGCACGACCATGAAAAGGATGGCATTCACGGCCTCATATCCGCGGCGGGCGGCAAATACACGACCAGCCGGGAATTTGCCCGGCAGATTTTCGCGCTGGCGGCTAAAAAGGCGAAAAAATCCGCTAAGCCCAGCCTATCCCACCGGGAATATCTCTACGGGTGCGATATCCCCAGCATCGAGGAGTTTATTTCCGGCGAGAAACAGGCCCGGGGGGAATTCGGGGAGAATACCATTGATTTCCTCATACGCCATTACGGCAGGGATTACGAGGCTGTTCTGGATATCGCGCGGTCTGCAGGGGATTTGGCCAGGTCTGTCAACGAGGATGGCGAGATCATGGCCCAGGCGGCATTCGCCATCAGGAACGAAATGGCGAAAACGCTGAAGGATATCTTTTTCCGCCGCACCGGAATGGGATGCCTGGGGGATCCCGGAGGCGCGGTGATCGAGGCGGTTTCCGGGATCGCCGCCGCGGAGCTGGGATGGTCCGAAGAAAAGAGGACTGCGGAAGTGGAGTCCCTGAAACGGGCCTTTATTGTGCCCTGA
- a CDS encoding phosphotransferase — MEKPKTLSQLSEPIAIGRSAEIYPWQPGKVIKLFFAGFSPSEIESEFQNTCEADRRGVCGMRCYEKVPIENRVGIVLDRVEGVSLTRLSEKSLPAFFSLPRKLAELHAGLHGKKSESLKEIRSFAKSMLDLKPLDFLGEEEKGRAGALIDALPGGSAILHMDFHPENVLVQGDSYVIIDWMTAARGNPAADVAYTYFLMHDAELWPGTPKLKLIFYNIVRNYILRGYLKEYRKMTGMTMEEINAWRLSILLLRLGLWDIDSERDRLRTEIRAIISRIG, encoded by the coding sequence ATGGAAAAGCCAAAAACCCTCTCTCAACTTTCCGAACCCATCGCCATAGGGCGTTCCGCAGAGATTTATCCCTGGCAGCCCGGGAAAGTGATAAAGCTTTTTTTCGCCGGTTTCTCTCCCTCGGAGATTGAGAGTGAATTCCAAAATACCTGCGAGGCGGACAGACGGGGCGTATGCGGCATGAGGTGCTACGAAAAGGTGCCCATTGAGAACCGCGTCGGCATAGTCCTCGACAGGGTGGAAGGCGTATCCCTTACCAGGTTATCTGAAAAGAGCCTGCCTGCCTTTTTTTCCCTGCCCCGGAAGCTGGCGGAGCTCCATGCCGGGCTACACGGGAAAAAGAGCGAGTCCCTGAAAGAGATCAGGTCCTTTGCGAAGTCTATGCTTGACCTCAAACCCCTCGACTTCCTCGGTGAAGAGGAAAAGGGGAGGGCCGGCGCGCTCATTGACGCCCTCCCGGGCGGTTCGGCCATCCTTCACATGGACTTTCATCCGGAAAATGTCCTCGTGCAGGGAGATTCATACGTCATTATCGACTGGATGACCGCGGCGCGGGGAAATCCCGCCGCCGATGTGGCGTACACCTATTTTCTCATGCACGACGCGGAGCTGTGGCCGGGAACCCCGAAGCTGAAATTGATCTTCTATAATATTGTCCGTAACTATATACTCCGCGGCTATCTGAAAGAGTATAGAAAAATGACAGGCATGACCATGGAGGAGATTAACGCGTGGAGGCTCTCCATATTGCTGCTGCGCCTGGGACTGTGGGACATTGACAGCGAGCGGGACAGGCTCAGGACGGAAATCCGCGCTATCATATCGAGGATAGGATGA
- a CDS encoding NDP-sugar synthase translates to MKAFLLAAGFGERLRPITDAMPKPLVPVMNVPAICYALSLVKNAGITDVVCNVHYHREQIVDFFRRNNNFGLNIVFSIEETILGTGGGLENCREHFKHGPFLYINSDIIAPIDLRSFISSFNASRMDGFLLVSGSAGPDSRVTVRDGRVVNLRKILPVEERPGHDFLGIAAFTPEIFKYLKHGFSDIVENGFIDLVKQEALGCHDHSGPWHDIGSMESYRLANMALLNMDEGFRNAVTSATGLGPRAIAPTARIGNNCSITRSVIGGECVVGDGAVIAESVLLPGAVVENSARVIKRVMFRS, encoded by the coding sequence ATGAAAGCGTTTCTTCTCGCAGCCGGTTTCGGCGAGCGCCTCCGCCCCATCACCGACGCCATGCCCAAGCCCCTGGTGCCGGTGATGAATGTCCCGGCCATCTGCTATGCCCTTTCCCTCGTTAAAAACGCAGGTATAACCGACGTTGTCTGCAACGTCCATTATCACCGGGAGCAAATCGTCGATTTCTTCCGCCGGAACAACAACTTCGGGCTGAATATCGTCTTCTCAATAGAAGAAACCATCCTGGGCACCGGCGGCGGCCTCGAGAACTGCCGGGAACATTTTAAACACGGACCCTTTCTTTATATTAACAGCGATATCATCGCGCCCATTGACCTGCGGTCATTCATATCATCCTTTAATGCTTCGCGGATGGACGGCTTCCTTCTGGTGAGCGGAAGCGCGGGGCCGGACAGTCGCGTCACGGTCCGGGACGGCCGCGTCGTCAACCTGCGTAAGATCCTTCCGGTCGAGGAAAGGCCTGGCCATGACTTTCTCGGCATCGCGGCGTTCACGCCGGAGATATTCAAATATCTCAAGCATGGCTTTTCCGATATCGTCGAAAACGGCTTCATTGACCTGGTGAAGCAGGAAGCCCTGGGATGTCATGATCACAGCGGCCCGTGGCACGATATCGGCTCCATGGAGTCATACCGCCTGGCCAACATGGCGCTGCTCAATATGGACGAAGGCTTCAGAAACGCCGTTACAAGCGCCACCGGCCTGGGGCCTCGCGCCATCGCTCCGACGGCGCGCATCGGCAATAATTGCTCGATAACAAGGTCTGTTATTGGAGGAGAATGCGTTGTCGGCGATGGAGCAGTTATTGCGGAATCGGTGCTCCTGCCGGGTGCGGTAGTGGAAAACAGCGCGAGAGTGATCAAGCGGGTGATGTTTAGATCTTGA
- a CDS encoding (Fe-S)-binding protein, producing MWDASKCDLCGDCLVKCRYVDYDRERAVSEITLLKEGKPAGILDTCVTCNACFQYCPTGADPASLIYRMQERFGSPIAVSFKAFTDSVKRTFEKGSSDFQVIEGDPGRPALSFDSFTFNQFPEGTLDSRMFKGMTVVRGRKYVSLVGMAHMGGESLAERYGRKVIDAFAELGKDIVYVHNEGYILAHIKARELGIDVPYRYTHLFEYMRDYLKNNRDDIRRLNRRVAYQPNCAVRWLPQQDAWLDEIFGLIGVERVSRKYQGVDALCCGGPALFVNRELAMAMQNDNIRDAIDSHAEALITICPMCEAVLREPTAKAGLPKIFITDLCRMALGEISWPAG from the coding sequence ATGTGGGATGCATCGAAGTGCGATCTCTGCGGCGATTGCCTGGTGAAGTGCCGATACGTCGATTACGACAGGGAGCGGGCCGTCAGCGAGATAACGCTTCTTAAAGAAGGGAAACCTGCCGGCATCCTGGATACCTGCGTCACCTGCAACGCCTGCTTCCAGTACTGCCCCACCGGGGCCGACCCTGCCAGCCTCATCTACAGGATGCAGGAGAGGTTCGGGAGCCCCATTGCCGTGAGCTTCAAGGCCTTTACCGATTCAGTGAAAAGAACGTTTGAAAAAGGAAGCAGCGACTTCCAGGTGATCGAGGGCGACCCGGGCAGGCCCGCCCTCTCATTCGACTCCTTTACGTTCAACCAGTTCCCGGAAGGCACCCTCGACAGCAGGATGTTCAAGGGCATGACCGTGGTCAGGGGAAGAAAGTATGTATCCCTGGTCGGCATGGCCCACATGGGCGGCGAGAGCCTGGCGGAACGATACGGCCGGAAGGTAATCGACGCGTTCGCGGAGCTGGGCAAAGACATCGTTTACGTCCATAACGAGGGATACATCCTTGCGCACATCAAGGCCAGGGAGCTCGGTATCGACGTGCCCTACCGCTACACGCACCTGTTCGAATACATGCGCGACTATCTTAAAAATAACCGGGACGACATCAGAAGGCTGAACAGGAGAGTTGCCTACCAGCCGAACTGCGCCGTCCGGTGGCTGCCGCAGCAGGACGCCTGGCTCGACGAGATATTCGGGCTCATTGGCGTGGAGCGCGTATCAAGAAAATACCAGGGCGTGGACGCCCTCTGCTGCGGGGGCCCCGCCCTTTTCGTGAACAGGGAACTCGCCATGGCCATGCAAAACGACAATATCCGGGACGCCATCGACAGCCATGCCGAGGCGCTGATTACCATCTGCCCCATGTGCGAAGCCGTGCTGCGGGAGCCGACAGCCAAGGCCGGCCTGCCCAAGATATTTATCACCGACCTGTGCCGCATGGCCCTGGGAGAGATATCGTGGCCCGCGGGCTGA
- a CDS encoding VWA domain-containing protein — MGRKSCKAIAPLIVLLLAAQFTLAAVNCLARQSKDLILVLDTSMSMIGRAGGKDILNDVKRSISDYIDRVEDGDRVTFVTFDTDVKIYPTVIIDDDNDRDILKKYITMTEATGLWTYTFKMITKVLESAENIDKKDGRQTEIVIMTDAIDDPPPGDKKFDFVEFAKKYGKKSKLWVYVLSFSPAMKSEAAKKMEKDLGLISDNVKVIQTGEPEKGKEELIQDEKKREAEGRSVLIPIIIAGACILLVLAILFFVKRLADLKVVGRLEYWNNEIIEPYMQRFDLARKPSREIMIGKGLGCLVNVRDISIKKPIMIKAVRHEGTVRMKLVDSESSRVEMVNRQADGLLQDGDIFKVGNYTFKYFAS; from the coding sequence TTGGGACGAAAATCATGTAAAGCTATAGCGCCGCTCATTGTGCTGTTACTGGCGGCCCAGTTTACACTGGCGGCTGTGAATTGCCTGGCGAGGCAAAGCAAAGATCTCATCCTTGTCCTTGACACTTCAATGAGCATGATCGGCCGAGCCGGCGGAAAGGACATCCTGAACGATGTCAAGCGCTCCATCAGCGATTATATCGACCGTGTGGAGGACGGCGACCGGGTAACCTTCGTGACCTTCGATACAGATGTGAAGATATATCCGACGGTCATAATCGATGATGACAATGACAGGGATATCCTCAAGAAGTACATCACCATGACCGAGGCGACCGGCCTCTGGACCTATACCTTTAAAATGATAACAAAAGTCCTCGAGTCGGCTGAAAATATCGACAAGAAAGACGGACGTCAGACCGAGATCGTCATAATGACGGACGCCATCGACGATCCCCCACCGGGAGATAAAAAATTTGATTTCGTGGAATTCGCCAAGAAATACGGCAAGAAGTCCAAGTTGTGGGTATACGTGCTGAGCTTCTCTCCGGCAATGAAAAGCGAAGCCGCGAAAAAGATGGAGAAGGATCTTGGCCTCATATCGGACAACGTGAAGGTTATACAGACGGGAGAGCCGGAAAAGGGAAAAGAGGAGCTGATCCAGGACGAAAAGAAAAGAGAAGCTGAAGGAAGGAGCGTCCTTATCCCGATCATTATTGCCGGCGCCTGCATTCTTCTCGTGCTGGCCATACTTTTCTTCGTGAAGAGGCTGGCGGATCTCAAGGTCGTGGGCAGGCTCGAGTACTGGAACAATGAGATCATAGAGCCCTACATGCAGCGCTTTGACCTGGCGCGCAAGCCTTCCCGGGAAATAATGATCGGCAAGGGACTCGGGTGCCTCGTAAACGTCAGGGATATCAGCATCAAAAAGCCCATAATGATCAAGGCCGTCAGGCATGAGGGGACCGTACGGATGAAACTGGTTGACAGTGAGAGCTCCAGGGTCGAGATGGTGAACCGCCAGGCGGACGGACTGTTGCAAGACGGCGATATCTTTAAGGTGGGCAATTATACTTTCAAGTATTTCGCGTCCTGA